One region of Pangasianodon hypophthalmus isolate fPanHyp1 chromosome 15, fPanHyp1.pri, whole genome shotgun sequence genomic DNA includes:
- the mrm3b gene encoding rRNA methyltransferase 3B, mitochondrial: MATLMWCMRGVCTILKPTLTVRTSNRYVRTVRRRPPTTSSSSSSVEEIILKSEVKPEHPACSPSALESMLQTNHRNVCQKPGDTTRTVSESHPEKTTSKQASRALSSRPPCFHQVGSLRYEKAQPDDKRVSRLVNLARSKKLREQQGKILLEGRRLISDALDAGASPLTIFFSTVERLQELPVSKLTQASLVKVKLEDVRLGPDLNTALDMIAIVKRPEVSQMSFSEEKCGKALPLTLICDNVRDPGNLGATLRCAAAAGCHSVLLSAGCVDVWDSKVLRAAMGAHFRLPIIPSLSWSDIQRHLPPTTTVHVADNSSSSMTQLELSGTLQRQKKAGDYGWVSSRHISRKVYYEDEDEEDKVGGSRQAGPVLETQPYHMSWTGSHTAIVIGGETHGLSQEALQLTKETRGRRLLIPMVRGVDSLNAAMAASVLLFEGRRQLSAK, encoded by the exons ATGGCGACGCTCATGTGGTGCATGAGAGGTGTGTGTACAATCCTCAAACCAACTCTGACTGTAAGAACCAGTAACAGATATGTGCGCACAGTGAGGCGCAGACCACCGaccacttcttcttcttcttcttctgtggaGGAGATAATCCTGAAGTCAGAAGTGAAACCCGAGCATCCTGCATGTTCTCCTTCAGCACTGGAGTCCATGCTGCAAACGAACCACAGAAATGTGTGTCAGAAACCCGGAGACACGACGAGGACAGTTTCAGAGTCACATCCCGAGAAAACAACAAGCAAACAAGCAAGTCGTGCTTTGTCCTCCAGACCTCCATGTTTCCACCAGGTGGGAAGTCTGCGGTATGAAAAGGCGCAGCCTGATGACAAGAGAGTCTC ACGTTTGGTGAACTTGGCTCGGTCGAAGAAGCTTCGTGAACAGCAAGGCAAAATCCTCCTGGAAGGAAGACGTCTCATTTCTGACGCGCTGGACGCAGGGGCTTCACCACTCACCATCTTCTTCAGTACAGTGGAGAGACTTCAGGAGCTTCCTGTAAGCAAACTCACACAAGCCAGCTTAGTCAAAGTCAAGCTGGAGGACGTCCGACTCGGGCCTGATCTCAACACGGCACTCGATATGATAG CTATCGTCAAACGTCCAGAGGTGTCCCAGATGTCATTTTCTGAGGAGAAATGTGGGAAGGCATTGCCTTTGACGCTTATCTGCGATAACGTGCGGGATCCAGGGAACCTGGGTGCGACGTTGCGCTGTGCCGCTGCTGCTGGATGCCACAGTGTGCTGCTCAGTGCAG GTTGTGTGGATGTCTGGGATTCCAAGGTCCTCCGTGCTGCCATGGGCGCCCACTTTCGCCTTCCCATAATCCCTAGTCTGTCCTGGTCTGATATACAGAGACACCTTCCTCCCACTACAACTGTCCACGTAGCTGACAACTCGAGCAGCTCCATGACCCAGCTGGAACTCTCAGGAACACTTCAGCGGCAAAAAAAAGCTGGAGACTATGGATGGGTCAGCAGCCGCCATATCTCCAGGAAAGTGTATTATGAAGACGAGGATGAAGAGGACAAGGTGGGCGGGTCTAGGCAGGCGGGCCCAGTTTTAGAGACTCAGCCTTATCATATGAGTTGGACTGGTAGCCACACGGCCATCGTGATTGGTGGAGAGACTCACGGTTTGAGCCAGGAAGCCTTGCAGTTGACCAAAGAAACAAGGGGGCGGAGATTATTGATCCCCATGGTGCGAGGAGTGGACAGTCTGAATGCTGCCATGGCTGCGAGTGTGCTGCTGTTTGAGGGAAGGAGACAACTGAGTGCGAAATGA